The following is a genomic window from Salinibacterium sp. UTAS2018.
ATTGTCCGAAATTTTCACCGGTCACGATGCGGTTGTCTTCTCTGCGGGCGCCGGCGGCGGTAGCCCCGAGCGTACCTATTCGGTCGACCGCGATGCGGCGATCCGAACCATGGATGCAGCAGCGCACGCTGGAGTTATGCGGTACGTCATGGTTTCTTACAAGGGTGCCGGCCTCGACCACGGCGTTCCCGAAGACAATGACTTCTTCGCCTATGCCCAGGCGAAGGCTGAGGCGGATGACCACCTTCGTAAAGGCCCGCTGCACTACACAATCGTCGGTCCCGGTTCGCTCTCGAGCGAGCCCGCGTCGGGCACGATCGGCCTCGGCGATGATGCGAACGACGAGAACACCAGTCGAGAGAATGTGGCGCGCGTGCTCGCTGACGTCATCGA
Proteins encoded in this region:
- a CDS encoding SDR family oxidoreductase; the protein is MKRVAIVGGHGKIALSLAELLTSRGHHVHSLIRKPEQEADISATGAMPVIADVEQLSAEELSEIFTGHDAVVFSAGAGGGSPERTYSVDRDAAIRTMDAAAHAGVMRYVMVSYKGAGLDHGVPEDNDFFAYAQAKAEADDHLRKGPLHYTIVGPGSLSSEPASGTIGLGDDANDENTSRENVARVLADVIDADNTIGQTIEFTNGPTQISEAIAAIR